In one window of Arachis ipaensis cultivar K30076 chromosome B06, Araip1.1, whole genome shotgun sequence DNA:
- the LOC107647452 gene encoding probable serine/threonine-protein kinase PIX7, whose translation MSMETFERGILTPKSNVWSFGIILLELLTGIRNVDSRHPNVDKNIVKWSWPFLNDEFRLSMIMDPKLKGHYPLRAARMLADVAHRCLQKEPSIRPTMRTVVKHLKMIQEMKFSPQELVTIPLGKSVPLPPPPEARPRLSVFPPSQPTSKPILSFNSSSPSDAPKQHVSPPKWSDVPPTLSTHPWPSIQFMEKVVRQETRHGQSSS comes from the coding sequence ATGTCAATGGAAACATTCGAAAGAGGAATACTTACTCCGAAGAGCAATGTATGGAGTTTTGGAATCATTCTTCTGGAGCTACTTACCGGTATAAGGAATGTGGATAGCCGCCATCCAAATGTAGACAAGAACATAGTCAAGTGGAGCTGGCCATTCCTAAACGATGAATTCCGACTATCCATGATCATGGATCCTAAGCTGAAAGGCCACTATCCTCTAAGAGCAGCGAGGATGTTGGCTGACGTTGCGCACCGATGTCTCCAGAAGGAGCCATCGATACGGCCGACCATGCGAACTGTTGTTAAGCATCTTAAGATGATACAAGAGATGAAGTTCTCACCCCAAGAGCTAGTAACAATCCCTCTTGGAAAAAGTGTCCCTCTACCGCCACCACCGGAAGCTAGGCCTAGATTGAGTGTCTTTCCGCCATCACAGCCGACAAGTAAGCCTATACTGAGTTTCAATTCGTCATCTCCATCCGATGCCCCCAAGCAACATGTTTCGCCTCCTAAATGGTCTGACGTGCCCCCCACGCTTTCCACACACCCTTGGCCTTCCATACAATTTATGGAGAAGGTTGTTAGGCAAGAAACCAGGCATGGCCAATCATCATCCTAA